From the genome of Gymnogyps californianus isolate 813 chromosome 17, ASM1813914v2, whole genome shotgun sequence, one region includes:
- the ZNF335 gene encoding zinc finger protein 335 isoform X4 — MEENAVESSSDAAPQAAREEPSESGLGVGTSEAVSADSSDAASAPGPLSRADDSGVGQSSDSSGVSLEEVSESSSSTDAVPRIYLPDSSSIAQSTLVSSVSTVSQSIMVSESPQVLVHSSVITDGATIVSDSTASTSSDLGSAIDKIIESTIGPDIIQSCIAVTSAEDGGAETTQYLILQGPDDGAPMVSQMATSALANSLAIEAVADGPTSTCLDQPGPSDPSEQLEVLELPARPDQAREADGGEELDQPDMETLEEMMEVVVVQQFKCKMCQYKSVSKKTLINHMKERHFQPVGSALALKKGRPRKGGSAPKTAEEEVPEEEEDDDIMDAGAIDDPEEDSDYNPAEDEPRGRQPKYSRTVPTSSEERPRRRPGRPRKFPRLEDMPQDVPEGGEVEPLVTSQSTRSRELQNSEAASSSGLENGTSESLAEPSISQSDSENKDPSSNTGPEEADVIPRRRGRPSRRFLGKKYRKYYYKSPKPLMRPYLCRICGSRFLTHDDLRFHVNSHEANDPQLFKCLQCSYRSRRWSSLKEHMFNHVGSKPYKCEECNYTSVYKKDVIRHSTVHSRDRKKRADPPPKLNSFPCPVCNRIYPMQKRLTQHMKTHSTEKPHMCDKCGKSFKKRYTFKMHLLTHIQAIANRRFKCEFCDYVCEDKKVLLNHQLSHMNDKPYKCSFCKYSTFREDFLVSHMAVKHTGGKPFACEFCHFTTKHKKNLRLHVHCRHADSFEEWAQRHPEEPPCRRRPFFTLQQIEELKQQHSQVQAPAEPEAGPPAPVGPVTYHAVQAVPGAEPPILSQDSLGGATIIYEQDVAGSAELATQTALDLLLNMSAQRELATGSLQVAVVNPGDSGEAQPPCEPQAQEEGAEMDSEEQQQQKLVTLHMAEPGETLVREAYEEATLGGSELQQITIPFGGTTEYSIITPISEEIQAPGTLYSSEEESPAETSHAVVVSKAVMTEEALKDHNNHYIMSSGVPGSQFHHIEPLSGDAAFSLPAEGQEAQPAGVKWPLVQCVTRQLQKDSSLSPASEGQEVSSPKVKWPALQGMAKKLSCKVSTPKKLSCKISTAKKFSCKICTAMFTGRAEMESHKRAHIGPSTFKCPDCPFTAALWPEVRSHMVQHASLRPHKCTHCSFASKNKKDLRRHMLTHTNEKPFACQICGQRFNRNGHLKFHMQRLHSSEGKRPGAPAAAAQQTIILNSDEDTLATLQTALQSGQAVLAPERLQQALGQEHIIVAQEQSVTSQEEATYIQEITTADGQTVQHLVTSDNQVQYIIAQDGVQHLLPHEYVVVPEGHHIQVQDGQITHIQYEQGSQFLQEPQALLFSPCRSSTCLSRLSSSLSPRRSWKQLHTRQSQQWLMPPWPRRRACSPPRQRPSRSSSCSRGSTTTSSRWRTSTGAGAGWRWDARAEQDGCARQEPPQPAVALLLRGYEGRA, encoded by the exons ATGGAGGAGAATGCGGTGGAGAGCAGCAGCGACGCGGCCCCGCAGGCGGCGCGGGAGGAGCCCTCCGAGAGCGGCCTGGGCGTCGGGACCTCGGAGGCCGTGTCGGCGGACAGCAGCGACGCCGCCtcggcccccggccccctctCCCGAGCGGATGACTCCGGCGTGGGCCAGAGCTCCGACAGCAGCGGGGTCTCCTTG GAAGAGGTGTCGgagagcagctccagcacagaTGCCGTTCCCCGGATTTACCTGCCAGATTCATCCTCCATTGCCCAGTCCACCTTGGTCTCCAGTGTCTCCACTGTGAGCCAGTCCATCATGGTGTCAGAGTCCCCACAAGTCCTGGTCCACTCCAGCGTCATCACCGACGGAGCCACGATCGTGTCAGACTCCACCGCGTCCACTTCCTCGGACCTGGGTTCTGCCATCGACAAAATCATCGAGTCCACGATTGGGCCTGACATCATCCAGA gcTGCATCGCCGTGACCAGCGCGGAGGATGGCGGGGCAGAGACTACGCAGTACCTCATTCTGCAGGGGCCCGATGACG GTGCCCCCATGGTGTCCCAGATGGCCACTTCTGCTCTGGCCAATAGCTTGGCGATAGAAGCTGTTGCTGATGGACCTACCTCCACATGCCTTGACCAGCCTGGCCCTTCGGACCCTTCCGAGCAGTTGGAAGTGCTGGAGCTGCCCGCACGGCCAGATCAGGCCCGAGAGGCGGATGGCGGGGAGGAGCTGGACCAGCCGGACATGGAGACCCTGGAAGAGATgatggaggtggtggtggtgcagcAGTTCAAGTGCAAGATGTGTCAGTACAAGAGTGTGTCCAAGAAAACGTTAATTAACCACATGAAAGAGCGGCACTTCCAGCCAG TGGGTTCAGCTCTGGCTTTGAAGAAAGGACGTCCACGAAAGGGGGGATCTGCTCCAAAGACTGCGGAGGAGGAGGTcccagaagaagaagaagatgatGATATCATGGATGCTGGTGCTATTGATGACCCTGAAG AGGACAGTGATTATAACCCAGCTGAGGATGAGCCCCGTGGGCGACAGCCCAAGTACAGCCGCACTGTCCCCACATCCAGCGAGGAGAGGCCACGTCGACGCCCGGGGAGACCCCGCAAGTTTCCTCGTCTGGAGGACATGCCCCAGGACGTGCCTGAAG gaggggaggtggaGCCCTTGGTGACATCCCAAAGCACACGGAGCCGTGAGCTGCAGAACTCAGAAGCAGCCAGTTCCTCTGGCCTGGAGAACGGGACCAGTGAGAGCCTGGCGGAGCCCAGCATCAGCCAGTCCGACTCCGAGAACAAGGACCCTTCCTCCAACACCGGCCCCGAGGAGGCAGACGTCATCCCCAGGAGGCGAGGGCGGCCCTCCCGCCGCTTCCTGGGCAAGAAATACCGCAA GTACTACTACAAGTCACCCAAGCCCCTGATGAGGCCCTACCTGTGTCGGATCTGCGGCTCACGTTTCCTCACGCACGATGATCTGCGTTTCCACGTCAACTCGCACGAGGCCAACGACCCGCAGCTCTTCAAGTGTCTTCAGTGCAGCTACCGCTCCCGGCGCTGGTCCTCCCTCAAG GAACACATGTTCAACCACGTGGGCAGCAAGCCCTACAAGTGCGAGGAGTGCAATTACACCAGCGTGTACAAGAAGGACGTTATCCGGCACTCCACGGTGCACAGCCGGGACAG gaaaaagagagcTGATCCG cccccaaaGCTGAACTCCTTCCCGTGCCCCGTATGCAACCGTATCTACCCCATGCAGAAGAGGCTTACCCAGCACATGAAGACGCACAGCACGGAGAAGCCACACATGTGTGACAAG TGCGGGAAGTCCTTTAAGAAGCGCTACACGTTCAAGATGCACCTGCTGACGCACATCCAGGCCATTGCCAACCGCAG GTTCAAGTGTGAGTTCTGTGACTACGTCTGCGAGGACAAGAAGGTCCTGCTGAACCACCAGCTGTCGCACATGAACGACAAGCCCTACAAGTGCAGCTTCTGCAAGTACTCCACCTTCCGGGAGGACTTCCTGGTCTCGCACATGGCTGTCAAGCACACAG GAGGGAAGCCGTTTGCTTGCGAGTTCTGTCACTTCACCACCAAGCACAAGAAGAACCTGCGCCTCCATGTGCACTGCCGCCACGCCGACTCCTTCGAGGAGTGGGCACAGAGGCACCCCGAGGAGCcgccctgccgccgccgccccttCTTCACCCTGCAGCAGATCGAggagctgaagcagcagcacagccaggtgCAGGCCCCGGCTGAGCCAGAGGCCGGTCCGCCG GCGCCTGTTGGCCCCGTCACTTACCACGCGGTCCAGGCTGTCCCGGGAGCAGAGCCCCCCATCCTCTCGCAGGATTCCCTGGGAGGGGCCACCATCATTTACGAACAAG ATGTGGCTGGATCAGCAGAACTGGCCACGCAGACTGCCCTGGATCTCCTGCTGAACATGAGCGCTCAGCGAGAGCTGGCCACGGGCTCGCTGCAG GTGGCAGTGGTGAACCCGGGTGATTCAGGAGAGGCGCAGCCCCCCTGCGAGCCGCAGGCACAGGAGGAGGGGGCAGAGATGGActctgaggagcagcagcagcagaagttggTGACGCTGCACATGGCGGAGCCTGGGGAGACGTTGGTGCGGGAGGCTTACGAGGAGGCGACCCTGGGTGGCTCGGAGCTGCAGCAGATCACTATCCCCTTTGGTGGGACGACAGAGTACAGCATCATCACACCCATCAGTGAGGAGATTCAGGCTCCAGGCACACTGTACAG CAGTGAGGAGGAGAGCCCTGCGGAGACCTCCCACGCGGTTGTGGTGAGCAAAGCTGTGATGACAGAGGAGGCTCTGAAGGACCATAACAATCACTATATCATGTCGTCCGGCGTTCCGGGGAGCCAATTCCATCACATTGAG CCCCTCAGCGGGGACGCTGCCTTTTCCTTGCCTGCGGAGGGCCAGGAGGCACAGCCCGCCGGCGTCAAGTGGCCCCTGGTGCAGTGTGTCACCAGGCAGCTCCAGAAGGACTCGTCTTTATCCCCAGCCTCCGAGGGGCAGGAAGTCTCATCCCCAAAGGTCAAGTGGCCTGCGCTCCAAGGCATGGCCAAGAAGCTCTCGTGCAAGGTTTCCACACCCAAGAAGCTCTCGTGCAAGATTTCCACAGCCAAAAAGTTTTCATGCAAGATTTGCACAGCCATGTTCACAGGGAGAGCAGAAATGGAGAGTCACAAGAGAGCCCACATTGGGCCCAGCACCTTCAAGTGTCCCGACTGTCCGTTCACTGCAGCCCTCTGGCCGGAGGTTCGG AGCCACATGGTCCAGCACGCCAGCCTTCGGCCACACAAGTGCACCCACTGCAGCTTCGCCTCCAAGAACAAGAAGGACCTGCGCAGGCACATGCTGACGCACACCAACGAGAAGCCCTTTGCCTGCCAGATCTGTGGGCAGAG GTTCAACCGTAATGGGCACCTCAAGTTCCACATGCAGCGTTTGCACAGCTCGGAGGGGAAGAGGCCGGGGGcgcctgcagctgctgcccagcagaCCATCATACTGAACAGCGACGAGGACACGCTGGCCACCCTGCAGA CGGCTCTGCAGTCCGGCCAGGCAGTGCTGGCTCCCGAGCggctgcagcaggctctggggcAGGAACACATCATCGTCGCGCAGGAGCAGAGCGTCACGAGCCAG GAGGAGGCTACGTACATCCAGGAGATCACAACTGCCGACGGGCAGACGGTACAGCACTTAGTGACCTCTGACAACCAG GTTCAGTACATCATTGCCCAGGATGGTGTACAGCACTTGCTTCCCCATGAGTATGTTGTTGTCCCGGAGGGACATCACATCCAG GTACAGGATGGTCAGATCACCCACATCCAGTATGAGCAGGGCAGCCAGTTCCTCCAGGAGCCGCAG GCTCTCCTGTTCTCTCCCTGCAGATCCAGTACATGCCTGTCTCGCCTGAGCAGCAGCTTGTCACCCAGGCgcagctggaagcagctgcACACTCGGCAGTCTCAG cagtggctgATGCCGCCATGGCCCAGGCGCAGGGCGTGTTCACCGCCGAGGCAACGGCCGAGCAgatccagcagctgcagcaggggatCCACTACGACGTCATCACGCTGGCGGACTAgcaccggggccggggccggctgGCGCTGGGACGCCCGTGCTGAGCAGGACGGCTGCGCCAGGCAGGAGCCTCCTCAGCCAGCAGTTGCCTTATTGCTTCGGGGCTACGAGGGACGTGCCTGA
- the ZNF335 gene encoding zinc finger protein 335 isoform X2: protein MEENAVESSSDAAPQAAREEPSESGLGVGTSEAVSADSSDAASAPGPLSRADDSGVGQSSDSSGVSLEEVSESSSSTDAVPRIYLPDSSSIAQSTLVSSVSTVSQSIMVSESPQVLVHSSVITDGATIVSDSTASTSSDLGSAIDKIIESTIGPDIIQSCIAVTSAEDGGAETTQYLILQGPDDGAPMVSQMATSALANSLAIEAVADGPTSTCLDQPGPSDPSEQLEVLELPARPDQAREADGGEELDQPDMETLEEMMEVVVVQQFKCKMCQYKSVSKKTLINHMKERHFQPVGSALALKKGRPRKGGSAPKTAEEEVPEEEEDDDIMDAGAIDDPEEDSDYNPAEDEPRGRQPKYSRTVPTSSEERPRRRPGRPRKFPRLEDMPQDVPEGGEVEPLVTSQSTRSRELQNSEAASSSGLENGTSESLAEPSISQSDSENKDPSSNTGPEEADVIPRRRGRPSRRFLGKKYRKYMGRRYYYKSPKPLMRPYLCRICGSRFLTHDDLRFHVNSHEANDPQLFKCLQCSYRSRRWSSLKEHMFNHVGSKPYKCEECNYTSVYKKDVIRHSTVHSRDRKKRADPPPKLNSFPCPVCNRIYPMQKRLTQHMKTHSTEKPHMCDKCGKSFKKRYTFKMHLLTHIQAIANRRFKCEFCDYVCEDKKVLLNHQLSHMNDKPYKCSFCKYSTFREDFLVSHMAVKHTGGKPFACEFCHFTTKHKKNLRLHVHCRHADSFEEWAQRHPEEPPCRRRPFFTLQQIEELKQQHSQVQAPAEPEAGPPAPVGPVTYHAVQAVPGAEPPILSQDSLGGATIIYEQDVAGSAELATQTALDLLLNMSAQRELATGSLQVAVVNPGDSGEAQPPCEPQAQEEGAEMDSEEQQQQKLVTLHMAEPGETLVREAYEEATLGGSELQQITIPFGGTTEYSIITPISEEIQAPGTLYSEEESPAETSHAVVVSKAVMTEEALKDHNNHYIMSSGVPGSQFHHIEPLSGDAAFSLPAEGQEAQPAGVKWPLVQCVTRQLQKDSSLSPASEGQEVSSPKVKWPALQGMAKKLSCKVSTPKKLSCKISTAKKFSCKICTAMFTGRAEMESHKRAHIGPSTFKCPDCPFTAALWPEVRSHMVQHASLRPHKCTHCSFASKNKKDLRRHMLTHTNEKPFACQICGQRFNRNGHLKFHMQRLHSSEGKRPGAPAAAAQQTIILNSDEDTLATLQTALQSGQAVLAPERLQQALGQEHIIVAQEQSVTSQEEATYIQEITTADGQTVQHLVTSDNQVQYIIAQDGVQHLLPHEYVVVPEGHHIQVQDGQITHIQYEQGSQFLQEPQALLFSPCRSSTCLSRLSSSLSPRRSWKQLHTRQSQQWLMPPWPRRRACSPPRQRPSRSSSCSRGSTTTSSRWRTSTGAGAGWRWDARAEQDGCARQEPPQPAVALLLRGYEGRA from the exons ATGGAGGAGAATGCGGTGGAGAGCAGCAGCGACGCGGCCCCGCAGGCGGCGCGGGAGGAGCCCTCCGAGAGCGGCCTGGGCGTCGGGACCTCGGAGGCCGTGTCGGCGGACAGCAGCGACGCCGCCtcggcccccggccccctctCCCGAGCGGATGACTCCGGCGTGGGCCAGAGCTCCGACAGCAGCGGGGTCTCCTTG GAAGAGGTGTCGgagagcagctccagcacagaTGCCGTTCCCCGGATTTACCTGCCAGATTCATCCTCCATTGCCCAGTCCACCTTGGTCTCCAGTGTCTCCACTGTGAGCCAGTCCATCATGGTGTCAGAGTCCCCACAAGTCCTGGTCCACTCCAGCGTCATCACCGACGGAGCCACGATCGTGTCAGACTCCACCGCGTCCACTTCCTCGGACCTGGGTTCTGCCATCGACAAAATCATCGAGTCCACGATTGGGCCTGACATCATCCAGA gcTGCATCGCCGTGACCAGCGCGGAGGATGGCGGGGCAGAGACTACGCAGTACCTCATTCTGCAGGGGCCCGATGACG GTGCCCCCATGGTGTCCCAGATGGCCACTTCTGCTCTGGCCAATAGCTTGGCGATAGAAGCTGTTGCTGATGGACCTACCTCCACATGCCTTGACCAGCCTGGCCCTTCGGACCCTTCCGAGCAGTTGGAAGTGCTGGAGCTGCCCGCACGGCCAGATCAGGCCCGAGAGGCGGATGGCGGGGAGGAGCTGGACCAGCCGGACATGGAGACCCTGGAAGAGATgatggaggtggtggtggtgcagcAGTTCAAGTGCAAGATGTGTCAGTACAAGAGTGTGTCCAAGAAAACGTTAATTAACCACATGAAAGAGCGGCACTTCCAGCCAG TGGGTTCAGCTCTGGCTTTGAAGAAAGGACGTCCACGAAAGGGGGGATCTGCTCCAAAGACTGCGGAGGAGGAGGTcccagaagaagaagaagatgatGATATCATGGATGCTGGTGCTATTGATGACCCTGAAG AGGACAGTGATTATAACCCAGCTGAGGATGAGCCCCGTGGGCGACAGCCCAAGTACAGCCGCACTGTCCCCACATCCAGCGAGGAGAGGCCACGTCGACGCCCGGGGAGACCCCGCAAGTTTCCTCGTCTGGAGGACATGCCCCAGGACGTGCCTGAAG gaggggaggtggaGCCCTTGGTGACATCCCAAAGCACACGGAGCCGTGAGCTGCAGAACTCAGAAGCAGCCAGTTCCTCTGGCCTGGAGAACGGGACCAGTGAGAGCCTGGCGGAGCCCAGCATCAGCCAGTCCGACTCCGAGAACAAGGACCCTTCCTCCAACACCGGCCCCGAGGAGGCAGACGTCATCCCCAGGAGGCGAGGGCGGCCCTCCCGCCGCTTCCTGGGCAAGAAATACCGCAAGTACATGGGGCGCAG GTACTACTACAAGTCACCCAAGCCCCTGATGAGGCCCTACCTGTGTCGGATCTGCGGCTCACGTTTCCTCACGCACGATGATCTGCGTTTCCACGTCAACTCGCACGAGGCCAACGACCCGCAGCTCTTCAAGTGTCTTCAGTGCAGCTACCGCTCCCGGCGCTGGTCCTCCCTCAAG GAACACATGTTCAACCACGTGGGCAGCAAGCCCTACAAGTGCGAGGAGTGCAATTACACCAGCGTGTACAAGAAGGACGTTATCCGGCACTCCACGGTGCACAGCCGGGACAG gaaaaagagagcTGATCCG cccccaaaGCTGAACTCCTTCCCGTGCCCCGTATGCAACCGTATCTACCCCATGCAGAAGAGGCTTACCCAGCACATGAAGACGCACAGCACGGAGAAGCCACACATGTGTGACAAG TGCGGGAAGTCCTTTAAGAAGCGCTACACGTTCAAGATGCACCTGCTGACGCACATCCAGGCCATTGCCAACCGCAG GTTCAAGTGTGAGTTCTGTGACTACGTCTGCGAGGACAAGAAGGTCCTGCTGAACCACCAGCTGTCGCACATGAACGACAAGCCCTACAAGTGCAGCTTCTGCAAGTACTCCACCTTCCGGGAGGACTTCCTGGTCTCGCACATGGCTGTCAAGCACACAG GAGGGAAGCCGTTTGCTTGCGAGTTCTGTCACTTCACCACCAAGCACAAGAAGAACCTGCGCCTCCATGTGCACTGCCGCCACGCCGACTCCTTCGAGGAGTGGGCACAGAGGCACCCCGAGGAGCcgccctgccgccgccgccccttCTTCACCCTGCAGCAGATCGAggagctgaagcagcagcacagccaggtgCAGGCCCCGGCTGAGCCAGAGGCCGGTCCGCCG GCGCCTGTTGGCCCCGTCACTTACCACGCGGTCCAGGCTGTCCCGGGAGCAGAGCCCCCCATCCTCTCGCAGGATTCCCTGGGAGGGGCCACCATCATTTACGAACAAG ATGTGGCTGGATCAGCAGAACTGGCCACGCAGACTGCCCTGGATCTCCTGCTGAACATGAGCGCTCAGCGAGAGCTGGCCACGGGCTCGCTGCAG GTGGCAGTGGTGAACCCGGGTGATTCAGGAGAGGCGCAGCCCCCCTGCGAGCCGCAGGCACAGGAGGAGGGGGCAGAGATGGActctgaggagcagcagcagcagaagttggTGACGCTGCACATGGCGGAGCCTGGGGAGACGTTGGTGCGGGAGGCTTACGAGGAGGCGACCCTGGGTGGCTCGGAGCTGCAGCAGATCACTATCCCCTTTGGTGGGACGACAGAGTACAGCATCATCACACCCATCAGTGAGGAGATTCAGGCTCCAGGCACACTGTACAG TGAGGAGGAGAGCCCTGCGGAGACCTCCCACGCGGTTGTGGTGAGCAAAGCTGTGATGACAGAGGAGGCTCTGAAGGACCATAACAATCACTATATCATGTCGTCCGGCGTTCCGGGGAGCCAATTCCATCACATTGAG CCCCTCAGCGGGGACGCTGCCTTTTCCTTGCCTGCGGAGGGCCAGGAGGCACAGCCCGCCGGCGTCAAGTGGCCCCTGGTGCAGTGTGTCACCAGGCAGCTCCAGAAGGACTCGTCTTTATCCCCAGCCTCCGAGGGGCAGGAAGTCTCATCCCCAAAGGTCAAGTGGCCTGCGCTCCAAGGCATGGCCAAGAAGCTCTCGTGCAAGGTTTCCACACCCAAGAAGCTCTCGTGCAAGATTTCCACAGCCAAAAAGTTTTCATGCAAGATTTGCACAGCCATGTTCACAGGGAGAGCAGAAATGGAGAGTCACAAGAGAGCCCACATTGGGCCCAGCACCTTCAAGTGTCCCGACTGTCCGTTCACTGCAGCCCTCTGGCCGGAGGTTCGG AGCCACATGGTCCAGCACGCCAGCCTTCGGCCACACAAGTGCACCCACTGCAGCTTCGCCTCCAAGAACAAGAAGGACCTGCGCAGGCACATGCTGACGCACACCAACGAGAAGCCCTTTGCCTGCCAGATCTGTGGGCAGAG GTTCAACCGTAATGGGCACCTCAAGTTCCACATGCAGCGTTTGCACAGCTCGGAGGGGAAGAGGCCGGGGGcgcctgcagctgctgcccagcagaCCATCATACTGAACAGCGACGAGGACACGCTGGCCACCCTGCAGA CGGCTCTGCAGTCCGGCCAGGCAGTGCTGGCTCCCGAGCggctgcagcaggctctggggcAGGAACACATCATCGTCGCGCAGGAGCAGAGCGTCACGAGCCAG GAGGAGGCTACGTACATCCAGGAGATCACAACTGCCGACGGGCAGACGGTACAGCACTTAGTGACCTCTGACAACCAG GTTCAGTACATCATTGCCCAGGATGGTGTACAGCACTTGCTTCCCCATGAGTATGTTGTTGTCCCGGAGGGACATCACATCCAG GTACAGGATGGTCAGATCACCCACATCCAGTATGAGCAGGGCAGCCAGTTCCTCCAGGAGCCGCAG GCTCTCCTGTTCTCTCCCTGCAGATCCAGTACATGCCTGTCTCGCCTGAGCAGCAGCTTGTCACCCAGGCgcagctggaagcagctgcACACTCGGCAGTCTCAG cagtggctgATGCCGCCATGGCCCAGGCGCAGGGCGTGTTCACCGCCGAGGCAACGGCCGAGCAgatccagcagctgcagcaggggatCCACTACGACGTCATCACGCTGGCGGACTAgcaccggggccggggccggctgGCGCTGGGACGCCCGTGCTGAGCAGGACGGCTGCGCCAGGCAGGAGCCTCCTCAGCCAGCAGTTGCCTTATTGCTTCGGGGCTACGAGGGACGTGCCTGA